One region of Pyramidobacter sp. YE332 genomic DNA includes:
- a CDS encoding FeoB-associated Cys-rich membrane protein codes for MGAQELIVVLIALAAGGYLLRGWIVSARQGRCGGCGCGCGGRKCPPDEE; via the coding sequence ATGGGCGCACAGGAGCTGATCGTTGTCCTGATCGCGCTTGCCGCCGGAGGATACCTGCTTCGCGGCTGGATCGTTTCCGCACGGCAGGGACGCTGCGGCGGGTGCGGATGTGGGTGTGGGGGCAGAAAATGCCCTCCGGACGAGGAATAA
- the feoB gene encoding ferrous iron transport protein B, protein MAKKIIALAGQPNCGKSTVFNSLTGAKQFVANYPGVTVDKMMGWYKRNGEDVEVIDLPGTYSLTSYSPEERVTRDVLLHEPLSAVVNVMDAANLKRSLYLTLQLLEMEIPLILDLNMMDVAEKLGVSIDVPGLSRELGAPVVTTAITQGRGREDLLQAVADMSQSGVRASLAVCELYPDLKDALDDLEALLNREESLKGAFPISWLAVKLMEGDPAVAALLRGKAKGSASVLARAEEWRARFEREKGVSADIYVSGQRSRRAAAIAKRLAAKKEAAKAPLSERIDRAVCNKFFGPVFLLFVIYGFYYLSFIQGYNLTHYTWPVLAGVRSFAERILPQPGLIDVPIVREFVLWIVDNLNALFNYIPIFFILFALIAVLEDSGYMPRIAFVLDRILSRFGLHGQSTLPMILGGVVLGGCAVPAVMATKGIPDEKSKLATILTLPMLNCQAKLPLYFLLIGIYFNETVRLPLLGNVNQQAIVIVFIQTISLLFVLPIAKILSMTVLKHKETAPFIMEMPPYHIPTLRGVLGRAVERIWLYVRKITTVVAAVAVVLFVLLRFPGLSPEREAQYEAEKDRAVQVFLDAAKNKKFGRNLTNEDDVLNLILYQQGYRELLKSGASAEKKRAYGLTNPDFFEIIQNRKDPEAKALEKELKKLIVFRTNALTAIRKERIDNSLLGKAGRALEPISRYAGFNWRVNVAVLSTLAAKENSVSTLGALYIKEADDGEAKNADTLEQRMKRQEEDLTPLHAMALMLFMVLCPPCLPTIMAIRVQTGSTKWMFFAFFVPLILGLLAAVLVFSGGSALGLTGFQAMWIFYLIPLTLTILLGLIKTKRTY, encoded by the coding sequence ATGGCAAAGAAGATCATCGCCCTCGCGGGACAGCCGAACTGCGGCAAATCGACCGTCTTCAACAGCCTGACGGGAGCGAAACAGTTCGTGGCCAATTATCCCGGCGTCACCGTCGACAAGATGATGGGCTGGTATAAACGAAACGGCGAAGACGTGGAAGTCATCGACCTTCCCGGCACGTACAGCCTGACCTCCTATTCCCCCGAAGAGCGCGTCACGCGCGACGTGCTCCTCCACGAGCCGCTTTCCGCCGTCGTGAACGTCATGGACGCCGCCAACCTGAAGCGCAGCCTGTACCTGACGCTCCAGCTTCTGGAGATGGAGATCCCCCTCATTCTCGACCTGAACATGATGGACGTGGCCGAAAAGCTGGGCGTCTCCATTGACGTTCCGGGACTTTCGCGGGAACTCGGCGCGCCGGTCGTGACGACGGCCATCACCCAGGGGCGCGGCCGCGAAGATCTGCTGCAGGCCGTCGCCGACATGTCGCAGTCCGGCGTCCGCGCCAGCCTCGCCGTTTGCGAGCTCTATCCCGACCTGAAAGACGCCCTGGACGACCTGGAGGCCCTGTTGAACCGCGAAGAGAGTCTGAAGGGCGCCTTCCCCATTTCGTGGCTCGCCGTCAAACTGATGGAAGGGGATCCCGCCGTCGCCGCGCTGCTGCGCGGCAAAGCGAAAGGGAGCGCGTCCGTCCTTGCGCGGGCGGAAGAATGGCGCGCGCGGTTCGAGCGGGAAAAGGGCGTGAGCGCCGACATCTACGTTTCAGGCCAGCGCAGCCGCCGGGCGGCGGCCATCGCCAAACGCCTCGCGGCCAAAAAGGAGGCCGCGAAAGCGCCGCTCTCCGAGCGCATCGACCGGGCCGTCTGCAACAAGTTCTTCGGCCCCGTCTTTCTGCTTTTCGTCATTTACGGATTCTATTACCTTTCTTTTATCCAGGGCTACAATCTCACCCACTACACATGGCCCGTCCTCGCCGGCGTCCGTAGCTTTGCGGAACGTATCCTTCCCCAGCCCGGGCTCATAGACGTTCCCATCGTGCGGGAATTCGTGCTCTGGATCGTGGATAACCTGAACGCGCTCTTCAACTACATCCCGATCTTCTTCATCCTCTTCGCGCTCATCGCCGTGCTGGAGGACAGCGGCTACATGCCGCGCATCGCGTTCGTCCTGGACCGCATCCTCAGCCGCTTCGGGCTGCACGGGCAGTCAACGCTGCCGATGATCCTCGGCGGCGTGGTCCTGGGCGGCTGCGCCGTTCCGGCGGTCATGGCCACCAAGGGAATCCCCGACGAAAAGTCGAAGCTGGCGACGATCCTGACGCTCCCCATGCTCAACTGTCAGGCCAAGCTGCCCTTGTACTTCCTGCTCATCGGCATCTACTTCAACGAGACGGTGCGCCTGCCCCTGCTGGGGAACGTCAACCAGCAGGCCATCGTCATCGTCTTCATTCAGACGATCAGCCTGCTCTTCGTGCTGCCCATCGCCAAGATCCTTTCGATGACGGTGCTGAAGCACAAGGAAACGGCGCCGTTCATCATGGAGATGCCGCCCTATCACATCCCCACGCTTCGCGGCGTTTTAGGGCGGGCGGTCGAGCGGATCTGGCTGTACGTCCGCAAGATCACCACCGTCGTCGCCGCCGTCGCCGTGGTCCTCTTCGTCCTGCTGCGCTTCCCCGGCCTGTCCCCGGAACGCGAAGCCCAGTACGAGGCGGAGAAAGACCGGGCCGTCCAAGTTTTTCTCGACGCGGCGAAGAACAAAAAATTCGGACGAAATCTCACGAACGAAGACGATGTCCTCAACCTGATCCTCTACCAGCAGGGTTACCGGGAATTACTCAAGTCCGGGGCCTCCGCCGAGAAGAAAAGGGCCTACGGACTCACGAATCCCGACTTTTTCGAGATCATCCAGAACAGGAAGGATCCTGAAGCGAAGGCGCTCGAAAAGGAGCTCAAAAAGCTGATCGTTTTCCGAACGAACGCGCTGACGGCCATCCGCAAGGAACGCATCGACAACAGCCTGCTCGGCAAGGCCGGCCGCGCGCTGGAACCTATTTCACGTTACGCCGGCTTCAACTGGCGCGTCAACGTCGCCGTGCTCAGCACCCTGGCGGCCAAGGAGAACAGCGTCTCCACGCTGGGCGCCCTTTACATCAAGGAAGCGGATGACGGCGAAGCGAAGAACGCCGACACGCTGGAACAGCGTATGAAACGGCAGGAGGAAGACCTCACGCCGCTGCACGCGATGGCTCTGATGCTCTTCATGGTGCTCTGTCCGCCCTGTCTGCCCACGATCATGGCCATCCGCGTGCAGACCGGCTCCACCAAATGGATGTTCTTCGCCTTTTTCGTGCCGCTCATTCTCGGGCTGCTCGCCGCCGTGCTCGTTTTTTCCGGCGGCTCCGCCCTTGGCCTGACCGGATTTCAGGCGATGTGGATCTTCTACCTGATCCCGCTGACCCTGACGATCCTGCTGGGGCTGATCAAGACCAAGAGGACCTATTAA
- a CDS encoding FeoA family protein, with the protein MNETTLAELAPGESGRIVKIEGRGILAQRLVDMGLYPGVAAKVVRRAPLGDPIEVDAEGALVNLRREEARFVKVKKL; encoded by the coding sequence ATGAACGAAACGACGTTGGCGGAACTGGCTCCGGGAGAATCGGGGCGAATCGTGAAGATCGAGGGCAGAGGGATCCTCGCCCAGAGGCTGGTGGACATGGGGCTGTATCCCGGCGTCGCCGCGAAGGTCGTCCGCCGCGCGCCCCTCGGCGACCCGATCGAGGTGGACGCCGAAGGCGCGCTGGTCAATCTGCGCCGCGAAGAAGCGCGTTTCGTGAAAGTGAAAAAACTCTGA
- a CDS encoding DUF4198 domain-containing protein: protein MILDKGGEIPLKLVFTHPFEAGHTMDMETPQEFFVVNKQKKTDLLKTLKPITWTSLENKGRGFETSFKLRGMGDYVFCLAPAPYFEKSEDIYIQQITKMIVNNGSLPTEWDADMGLKAEIVPLDKPYAIWAGGMFRGVVKSEGKPVPFAEVEVEYMNHRPDLKKNAFERKGAVSAPHDAFVTLTIKADANGTFAFAMPKEGWWGFAALGVGPDTEFKGKELSQDAVIWVQAAKM, encoded by the coding sequence ATGATTCTGGACAAAGGCGGAGAGATTCCCCTGAAGCTTGTGTTCACCCATCCTTTTGAGGCCGGACACACGATGGACATGGAGACCCCGCAGGAGTTCTTTGTCGTGAACAAGCAAAAGAAGACGGATCTGCTCAAGACGCTGAAGCCCATCACCTGGACGAGCCTGGAGAACAAGGGCAGGGGTTTTGAGACTTCTTTCAAGCTGAGAGGTATGGGCGATTACGTCTTCTGTCTGGCCCCGGCTCCTTATTTCGAAAAGAGCGAGGACATCTATATCCAACAAATCACCAAAATGATCGTAAACAACGGCAGTCTCCCCACGGAGTGGGATGCCGACATGGGGCTCAAGGCGGAGATCGTGCCCTTGGACAAGCCCTATGCGATCTGGGCCGGCGGGATGTTCCGCGGCGTCGTGAAGAGCGAAGGGAAGCCGGTCCCCTTCGCCGAGGTCGAGGTGGAGTACATGAACCATCGCCCCGACCTGAAGAAGAACGCCTTCGAAAGGAAGGGCGCGGTCTCCGCTCCCCACGACGCCTTTGTGACTCTGACGATCAAGGCCGACGCCAACGGCACGTTCGCTTTCGCCATGCCCAAGGAGGGATGGTGGGGATTTGCCGCTCTGGGCGTCGGCCCCGATACGGAATTCAAGGGCAAGGAGCTCTCGCAGGATGCGGTGATTTGGGTTCAGGCTGCCAAGATGTAG
- a CDS encoding ferrous iron transport protein A, with translation MFPLSLAPLNVDLKIVNPGGDARMSKRLESLGLSEGSILTLLQERDGDVIVRPAGGASSLALDQNVAAHLMVTVNDS, from the coding sequence ATGTTCCCTCTCTCTTTGGCGCCGCTGAACGTCGATCTGAAAATCGTCAATCCCGGCGGCGACGCAAGAATGTCCAAGCGCCTCGAAAGCCTGGGATTGAGCGAAGGCAGCATCCTCACCCTTCTGCAGGAACGGGACGGCGACGTCATCGTCCGGCCGGCGGGAGGCGCGAGCAGCCTGGCGCTGGACCAAAACGTCGCCGCGCACCTGATGGTGACCGTGAACGACTCGTAA